The Nitrospirota bacterium genomic sequence AAAATACAAGGCAGAACTTATGGATTTCATAGAGAAGGGCGATGCATTTAAAAAATTTGTTGAATTTGTTGACGCCCAGTACGGCGACCCTGAAGTAGCTTTTAAACCCAATATGATTCCATCTGCCGCAAGAGTAAAAGAGATAAGAATTCCCGGTAAGGGCTATATACAGGAGATGGATGCTGAAAAGGTCGGCACAGCGTCCATGCTTCTGGGCGCGGGGAGGCAGCAGACCGAAGACAAGATGGACCATTCCGCAGGCATAGTCTTAAATAAGAAAACAGGGGATTACATAACTCCTGATGAGCCGATTGCAATGTTTCATTACAATGACGAGACACATTTGAAGGAAGCAGAGGAAGTTTTTCTTTCAGGGATTCAGGCAGGCGAGATCCCTCCGGATAAAAGGCCGGTAATAATTGATGTGGTTATATAATAAAAACAGGATGCAAGATACCTGGTGCGCAGCTTTCTGTTGACAAAGGCTCTTTGAATACATATATTAAATAACCATGGATTCTCATCTGTATGAACTGCATGAACTTGGCACAAAGTTATTTGAAGAGGGCAAATACTCAGAGGCAGAGCCTGTCTTAAAAGATATTATCGCCATCAATCCTAAGTATGCGGACGTATTGAACAAACTCGGCATTATTAACCATCTGAAAGGCAACACTAAAGAGGCTGCGGAATATTTTGAAAGGGCGCTTGAGATTAATCCAAGATACACACAGGCGTCTCTTAACCTTGCTATTGCGTATAATGACATGTGCGAATTCAAAATGGCGCAGGAGGTATTTTCAAAGGCTGCACAGATAGCTCATCCCACCCCGACTTCTATTGACCCCTTCGCGGCAGGCAAGCTGGCAAACGAACATTATAAACTCGGCAGTCTTTATT encodes the following:
- a CDS encoding tetratricopeptide repeat protein, translating into MDSHLYELHELGTKLFEEGKYSEAEPVLKDIIAINPKYADVLNKLGIINHLKGNTKEAAEYFERALEINPRYTQASLNLAIAYNDMCEFKMAQEVFSKAAQIAHPTPTSIDPFAAGKLANEHYKLGSLYFDLGLFDDAIEEYSKALKLHPRLADGHTKIGMALRSKGRHEEAITHFKTAKEINPAYGQAWVQLGLTYYAKGLTALAFEEWEAALKQNPDLKEAKTYLQLIKKKEQ